A genomic window from Anoplolepis gracilipes chromosome 6, ASM4749672v1, whole genome shotgun sequence includes:
- the LOC140666485 gene encoding latrophilin Cirl isoform X6: MECRKGRRKGAPILVGLLLAWLSTNGCAVVARNIGKKLSLSHRNRLEIERYDTAYACEGKTLEIECGEGKLIHLIRANYGRFSITICNEHGNTEWSVNCMSPKSFRVLNNECNDQQNCSIVASTLQFGDPCPNTHKYLEAHYRCVSAATTTTTSRPSPPWFITSQPSVWSTAKPTVRPPSRITVPAAQQPPQQPPAPSTPAMPITTPASPTSTRSSVDSEIDEEDQDLIPPANGPSANGPAMTPIIPETTQATTTSTFAPWRTSRRTTVPSTLYPESSSNGQLYDYGRQVCPPVQARNLNWNTTRAGDVAVQSCPGGANGLARWRCLARGDSASWHRDTPDLSECRSVWLTTLENRVTDGDVILGISRELSQVTNNSRGLYGGDMMITTKIIKNMAEKMALDIKTYQDSNQREVSVTELLQGVVRTGSNLLDKAQMASWKDLSHQEQMRVATSLLIGLEENAFLLADTLTHEKTIIHEGKNILMEVRVLEARNIDNELEVFPSEAAQQKWTVSNDRVELTRGALVDSSENGVVRLVFMAFDRLEEILQPQAESPSVVMSDDPQPLSRRNTTRILNSKVISASLGKGRHIQLSEPVRVYFRHLVVENVTNPTCVFWDYILSAWSDEGCQIQKTNETHTVCECNHLTNFAVLMDVHAVRLDIAHQVALQIITYIGCIISVVCLVLAILTFQLFRGLKSDRTTIHKNLCVCLLIAEVLFVCGIGQTNQRIVCGIVAGLLHFFFLCAFAWMFLEGFQLYVMLIEVFEAEKSRLRWYYLVAYGAPLLVVAISCIIDPLSYGTDQYCWLRADNYFIFSFVGPAILVILANLVFLSMAIYMMCRHANTTVAMKSKEHSRLASAKAWLRGAIVLVFLLGLTWTFGLLYLNQESVVMAYIFTVLNSLQGLFIFVFHCVQNEKVRKEYRKFVRRHSWLPKCLRCSKTVTGGTAGSTGGSGGTGGANGGKDFASHNTSSNPSAPTTDSSGLSPHAATNYLVSGRSWAIVDRQPAVPVPDESASTEAHIVATLPYARHAFLPSAPNIPKSATATWGHLNKNLMWKNISFKSYSRDSGHGGSEQEDSPRAHNTLTLGHSGRRRGPNDGGELNTGTRTTGGGRRAAMPYNHTYTEIVDGRGNGGAGHHQLHGHHGQHVHLPRGLINEDDPVYEEIERSGNGGNGNGGVVGAGEIQVSDMSDEDGRRQSDMSRQSSRSYGDHRPLIPYSPAADRNLAHYGQAMTERGGSAGGNLAHYDSTEYGPAVERTLNACWEKLRRQQARYELGDLPRLPAAYGMPPQQDHTRTVAVLDGHTVVCHLQPQTDMYTGRGMPPPSYSEC; this comes from the exons GTGCAACGACCAGCAGAACTGCAGCATCGTTGCGTCCACGTTGCAATTCGGCGATCCTTGCCCGAACACACACAAATATCTCGAAGCGCACTATCGGTGTGTGTCTG CAGCCACCACCACGACAACGTCTCGGCCGAGTCCGCCGTGGTTCATAACTTCGCAGCCGAGCGTCTGGAGCACCGCTAAGCCGACCGTCAGGCCTCCCTCGAGGATTACGGTACCGGCAGCGCAACAGCCGCCACAGCAGCCGCCGGCCCCGTCCACCCCAGCGATGCCGATAACAACGCCGGCGAG TCCTACGTCAACAAGGTCCTCCGTCGACAGCGAAATCGACGAGGAGGACCAAGACTTAATACCTCCTGCGAACGGTCCTTCGGCAAATGGTCCGGCAATGACGCCGATTATACCAGAGACCACTCAAGCTACGACAACGTCCACCTTCGCTCCCTGGAGAACCAGTCGAAGGACCACTG TACCTAGCACACTGTATCCGGAGTCCAGCTCGAACGGTCAGTTGTACGATTACGGTAGACAGGTGTGTCCCCCGGTGCAAGCCAGGAACTTGAACTGGAACACGACCAGGGCCGGCGACGTGGCCGTGCAAAGCTGTCCCGGCGGTGCCAACGGTCTAGCTAGATGGCGATGTCTCGCCCGAGGAGACTCTGCTTCCTGGCACCGCGATACTCCAGACTTGAGCGAGTGCCGGTCCGTCTGGTTGACCACGCTGGAAAATCGCGTGACGGACGGCGACGTGATCCTCGGCATCAGCAGAGAGCTCTCGCAAGTGACCAACAACAGCCGCGGTTTGTACGGCGGCGACATGATGATCACCACGAAAATCATCAAAAACATGGCCGAGAAGATGGCGCTGGACATAAAGACTTATCAGGATTCGAATCAGAGGGAAGTCAGCGTCACGGAGCTCCTCCAGGGTGTAGTGAGGACCGGCAGCAATCTGCTCGACAAGGCGCAAATGGCGTCCTGGAAAGATCTCAGTCATCAAGAGCAGATGAGGGTCGCTACGTCGCTGCTGATCGGGCTCGAGGAGAACGCCTTCTTATTGGCCGACACGCTCACGCACGAGAAGACTATTATACACGAGGGCAAAAACATAC TGATGGAAGTTCGCGTACTGGAAGCGCGTAACATCGACAACGAGCTGGAAGTTTTCCCCAGCGAGGCCGCCCAGCAGAAGTGGACCGTCTCGAACGATCGTGTGGAACTTACCAGGGGCGCTTTGGTGGATAGCAGCGAGAACGGCGTCGTGCGGCTGGTCTTCATGGCATTTGACAGACTCGAGGAGATACTGCAGCCGCAAGCCGAGTCGCCGTCCGTCGTCATGAGCGACGATCCCCAGCCCCTGTCGCGGAGGAACACCACCCGTATTCTCAACAGCAAAGTTATCTCGGCGTCCTTAGGAAAAGGCCGGCACATACAGCTTTCGGAACCCGTCCGGGTGTATTTCAGGCATCTGGTGGTCGAGAATGTCACCAACCCTACTTGCGTCTTCTGGGATTACATCTTGAG CGCATGGTCGGACGAGGGATGCCAGATACAAAAGACCAACGAGACTCACACTGTGTGCGAATGCAATCACCTGACGAACTTTGCCGTGCTGATGGACGTGCACGCCGTCCGGCTGGACATCGCTCATCAAGTCGCTCTGCAGATCATCACGTATATAGGCTGCATCATTTCCGTCGTCTGTCTCGTTCTAGCCATTCtcacatttcaattatttcgcgGACTGaag TCGGATAGGACGACGATTCACAAGAATCTCTGCGTGTGTCTACTGATAGCCGAGGTACTCTTTGTTTGCGGGATTGGTCAGACGAATCAAAGGATTGTCTGTGGCATTGTAGCCGGCTTATTGCACTTCTTCTTCTTGTGCGCGTTTGCTTGGATGTTCCTTGAAG GATTCCAATTATACGTGATGCTAATCGAAGTCTTTGAAGCGGAAAAATCTCGGCTGCGATGGTATTATCTGGTCGCATATGGCGCGCCGCTGCTGGTTGTAGCAATTTCCTGTATAATTGATCCACTCAGCTACGGTACTGATCAGTATTGCTGGCTGCGGGcagataattatttcatcttCAGCTTCGTTGGGCCTGCGATACTCGTTATATTG GCGAATCTGGTATTTCTATCGATGGCGATCTACATGATGTGTCGACACGCCAACACCACTGTGGCCATGAAGAGTAAAGAGCATTCCCGACTGGCTAGCGCAAA GGCCTGGCTGCGGGGCGCTATCGTGCTAGTGTTTCTACTAGGTCTGACCTGGACATTCGGGCTCCTCTACTTAAACCAAGAGTCCGTTGTGATGGCGTACATCTTCACCGTATTGAACAGTCTCCAGGGGCTGTTTATCTTTGTGTTCCATTGCGTACAGAACGAGAAG GTGAGGAAAGAATACAGAAAGTTCGTGCGCCGCCATTCCTGGCTGCCGAAATGCCTGAGGTGCTCGAAGACGGTGACGGGCGGCACGGCCGGTTCCACCGGTGGCAGCGGCGGCACCGGCGGCGCCAACGGTGGCAAGGACTTCGCCTCGCACAACACCTCGTCGAATCCGTCGGCCCCCACTACCGACAGCTCTGGACTGTCACCCCATGCGGCCACCAAT TACTTGGTATCCGGTCGAAGCTGGGCGATAGTCGATAGGCAGCCGGCAGTACCGGTGCCAGATGAATCCGCCTCGACCGAGGCTCACATCGTGGCCACCCTGCCGTACGCACGTCACGCCTTCTTACCCTCAGCTCCCAATATCCCCAAATCTGCCACCGCCACTTGGGGCCACCTTAACAAAAACCTCATGTGGAAG AACATTTCTTTTAAGTCCTACTCCCGCGATTCCGGACACGGCGGCTCCGAGCAGGAGGATTCCCCGCGGGCACACAACACCCTGACCCTCGGCCACTCTGGTAGGAGACGCGGGCCGAACGACGGCGGCGAGCTGAACACCGGTACCAGGACGACCGGCGGTGGTAGACGCGCCGCGATGCCGTACAATCACACGTACACCGAGATCGTGGACGGTCGCGGCAACGGCGGTGCCGGGCATCATCAGTTGCACGGTCATCACGGCCAGCACGTGCATCTGCCGCGCGGCCTCATCAACGAGGACGACCCGGTGTACGAGGAGATCGAGCGCAGCGGAAACGGCGGCAACGGCAACGGCGGCGTCGTCGGCGCCGGCGAGATCCAGGTGTCGGACATGTCCGACGAGGACGGCCGACGGCAGAGCGACATGAGCAGACAGTCGTCGAGGAGCTACGGCGACCATCGACCGCTGATCCCGTATTCGCCCGCCGCCGATCGTAACCTGGCGCATTATGGCCAGGCGATGACGGAGCGTGGCGGTAGCGCCGGCGGCAATCTCGCTCATTATGATTCGACGGAATACGGGCCGGCGGTAGAGCGTACCCTGAACGCCTGCTGGGAGAAGCTGCGTCGGCAGCAGGCCAGGTACGAACTCGGGGACCTGCCGCGGCTACCGGCGGCGTACGGAATGCCGCCACAGCAGGACCATACGCGGACGGTGGCCGTGCTGGACGGTCACACCGTCGTCTGCCATCTGCAGCCGCAAACGGACATGTACACGGGTCGTGGTATGCCACCGCCGTCCTACAGCGAGTGTTAG
- the LOC140666485 gene encoding latrophilin Cirl isoform X5, with protein sequence MECRKGRRKGAPILVGLLLAWLSTNGCAVVARNIERYDTAYACEGKTLEIECGEGKLIHLIRANYGRFSITICNEHGNTEWSVNCMSPKSFRVLNNECNDQQNCSIVASTLQFGDPCPNTHKYLEAHYRCVSAATTTTTSRPSPPWFITSQPSVWSTAKPTVRPPSRITVPAAQQPPQQPPAPSTPAMPITTPASPTSTRSSVDSEIDEEDQDLIPPANGPSANGPAMTPIIPETTQATTTSTFAPWRTSRRTTVPSTLYPESSSNGQLYDYGRQVCPPVQARNLNWNTTRAGDVAVQSCPGGANGLARWRCLARGDSASWHRDTPDLSECRSVWLTTLENRVTDGDVILGISRELSQVTNNSRGLYGGDMMITTKIIKNMAEKMALDIKTYQDSNQREVSVTELLQGVVRTGSNLLDKAQMASWKDLSHQEQMRVATSLLIGLEENAFLLADTLTHEKTIIHEGKNILMEVRVLEARNIDNELEVFPSEAAQQKWTVSNDRVELTRGALVDSSENGVVRLVFMAFDRLEEILQPQAESPSVVMSDDPQPLSRRNTTRILNSKVISASLGKGRHIQLSEPVRVYFRHLVVENVTNPTCVFWDYILSAWSDEGCQIQKTNETHTVCECNHLTNFAVLMDVHAVRLDIAHQVALQIITYIGCIISVVCLVLAILTFQLFRGLKSDRTTIHKNLCVCLLIAEVLFVCGIGQTNQRIVCGIVAGLLHFFFLCAFAWMFLEGFQLYVMLIEVFEAEKSRLRWYYLVAYGAPLLVVAISCIIDPLSYGTDQYCWLRADNYFIFSFVGPAILVILANLVFLSMAIYMMCRHANTTVAMKSKEHSRLASANGKEENALPNKLQAHLAWLRGAIVLVFLLGLTWTFGLLYLNQESVVMAYIFTVLNSLQGLFIFVFHCVQNEKVRKEYRKFVRRHSWLPKCLRCSKTVTGGTAGSTGGSGGTGGANGGKDFASHNTSSNPSAPTTDSSGLSPHAATNYLVSGRSWAIVDRQPAVPVPDESASTEAHIVATLPYARHAFLPSAPNIPKSATATWGHLNKNLMWKNISFKSYSRDSGHGGSEQEDSPRAHNTLTLGHSGRRRGPNDGGELNTGTRTTGGGRRAAMPYNHTYTEIVDGRGNGGAGHHQLHGHHGQHVHLPRGLINEDDPVYEEIERSGNGGNGNGGVVGAGEIQVSDMSDEDGRRQSDMSRQSSRSYGDHRPLIPYSPAADRNLAHYGQAMTERGGSAGGNLAHYDSTEYGPAVERTLNACWEKLRRQQARYELGDLPRLPAAYGMPPQQDHTRTVAVLDGHTVVCHLQPQTDMYTGRGMPPPSYSEC encoded by the exons GTGCAACGACCAGCAGAACTGCAGCATCGTTGCGTCCACGTTGCAATTCGGCGATCCTTGCCCGAACACACACAAATATCTCGAAGCGCACTATCGGTGTGTGTCTG CAGCCACCACCACGACAACGTCTCGGCCGAGTCCGCCGTGGTTCATAACTTCGCAGCCGAGCGTCTGGAGCACCGCTAAGCCGACCGTCAGGCCTCCCTCGAGGATTACGGTACCGGCAGCGCAACAGCCGCCACAGCAGCCGCCGGCCCCGTCCACCCCAGCGATGCCGATAACAACGCCGGCGAG TCCTACGTCAACAAGGTCCTCCGTCGACAGCGAAATCGACGAGGAGGACCAAGACTTAATACCTCCTGCGAACGGTCCTTCGGCAAATGGTCCGGCAATGACGCCGATTATACCAGAGACCACTCAAGCTACGACAACGTCCACCTTCGCTCCCTGGAGAACCAGTCGAAGGACCACTG TACCTAGCACACTGTATCCGGAGTCCAGCTCGAACGGTCAGTTGTACGATTACGGTAGACAGGTGTGTCCCCCGGTGCAAGCCAGGAACTTGAACTGGAACACGACCAGGGCCGGCGACGTGGCCGTGCAAAGCTGTCCCGGCGGTGCCAACGGTCTAGCTAGATGGCGATGTCTCGCCCGAGGAGACTCTGCTTCCTGGCACCGCGATACTCCAGACTTGAGCGAGTGCCGGTCCGTCTGGTTGACCACGCTGGAAAATCGCGTGACGGACGGCGACGTGATCCTCGGCATCAGCAGAGAGCTCTCGCAAGTGACCAACAACAGCCGCGGTTTGTACGGCGGCGACATGATGATCACCACGAAAATCATCAAAAACATGGCCGAGAAGATGGCGCTGGACATAAAGACTTATCAGGATTCGAATCAGAGGGAAGTCAGCGTCACGGAGCTCCTCCAGGGTGTAGTGAGGACCGGCAGCAATCTGCTCGACAAGGCGCAAATGGCGTCCTGGAAAGATCTCAGTCATCAAGAGCAGATGAGGGTCGCTACGTCGCTGCTGATCGGGCTCGAGGAGAACGCCTTCTTATTGGCCGACACGCTCACGCACGAGAAGACTATTATACACGAGGGCAAAAACATAC TGATGGAAGTTCGCGTACTGGAAGCGCGTAACATCGACAACGAGCTGGAAGTTTTCCCCAGCGAGGCCGCCCAGCAGAAGTGGACCGTCTCGAACGATCGTGTGGAACTTACCAGGGGCGCTTTGGTGGATAGCAGCGAGAACGGCGTCGTGCGGCTGGTCTTCATGGCATTTGACAGACTCGAGGAGATACTGCAGCCGCAAGCCGAGTCGCCGTCCGTCGTCATGAGCGACGATCCCCAGCCCCTGTCGCGGAGGAACACCACCCGTATTCTCAACAGCAAAGTTATCTCGGCGTCCTTAGGAAAAGGCCGGCACATACAGCTTTCGGAACCCGTCCGGGTGTATTTCAGGCATCTGGTGGTCGAGAATGTCACCAACCCTACTTGCGTCTTCTGGGATTACATCTTGAG CGCATGGTCGGACGAGGGATGCCAGATACAAAAGACCAACGAGACTCACACTGTGTGCGAATGCAATCACCTGACGAACTTTGCCGTGCTGATGGACGTGCACGCCGTCCGGCTGGACATCGCTCATCAAGTCGCTCTGCAGATCATCACGTATATAGGCTGCATCATTTCCGTCGTCTGTCTCGTTCTAGCCATTCtcacatttcaattatttcgcgGACTGaag TCGGATAGGACGACGATTCACAAGAATCTCTGCGTGTGTCTACTGATAGCCGAGGTACTCTTTGTTTGCGGGATTGGTCAGACGAATCAAAGGATTGTCTGTGGCATTGTAGCCGGCTTATTGCACTTCTTCTTCTTGTGCGCGTTTGCTTGGATGTTCCTTGAAG GATTCCAATTATACGTGATGCTAATCGAAGTCTTTGAAGCGGAAAAATCTCGGCTGCGATGGTATTATCTGGTCGCATATGGCGCGCCGCTGCTGGTTGTAGCAATTTCCTGTATAATTGATCCACTCAGCTACGGTACTGATCAGTATTGCTGGCTGCGGGcagataattatttcatcttCAGCTTCGTTGGGCCTGCGATACTCGTTATATTG GCGAATCTGGTATTTCTATCGATGGCGATCTACATGATGTGTCGACACGCCAACACCACTGTGGCCATGAAGAGTAAAGAGCATTCCCGACTGGCTAGCGCAAA TGGAAAGGAAGAGAATGCTCTTCCCAACAAATTGCAAGCGCACTT GGCCTGGCTGCGGGGCGCTATCGTGCTAGTGTTTCTACTAGGTCTGACCTGGACATTCGGGCTCCTCTACTTAAACCAAGAGTCCGTTGTGATGGCGTACATCTTCACCGTATTGAACAGTCTCCAGGGGCTGTTTATCTTTGTGTTCCATTGCGTACAGAACGAGAAG GTGAGGAAAGAATACAGAAAGTTCGTGCGCCGCCATTCCTGGCTGCCGAAATGCCTGAGGTGCTCGAAGACGGTGACGGGCGGCACGGCCGGTTCCACCGGTGGCAGCGGCGGCACCGGCGGCGCCAACGGTGGCAAGGACTTCGCCTCGCACAACACCTCGTCGAATCCGTCGGCCCCCACTACCGACAGCTCTGGACTGTCACCCCATGCGGCCACCAAT TACTTGGTATCCGGTCGAAGCTGGGCGATAGTCGATAGGCAGCCGGCAGTACCGGTGCCAGATGAATCCGCCTCGACCGAGGCTCACATCGTGGCCACCCTGCCGTACGCACGTCACGCCTTCTTACCCTCAGCTCCCAATATCCCCAAATCTGCCACCGCCACTTGGGGCCACCTTAACAAAAACCTCATGTGGAAG AACATTTCTTTTAAGTCCTACTCCCGCGATTCCGGACACGGCGGCTCCGAGCAGGAGGATTCCCCGCGGGCACACAACACCCTGACCCTCGGCCACTCTGGTAGGAGACGCGGGCCGAACGACGGCGGCGAGCTGAACACCGGTACCAGGACGACCGGCGGTGGTAGACGCGCCGCGATGCCGTACAATCACACGTACACCGAGATCGTGGACGGTCGCGGCAACGGCGGTGCCGGGCATCATCAGTTGCACGGTCATCACGGCCAGCACGTGCATCTGCCGCGCGGCCTCATCAACGAGGACGACCCGGTGTACGAGGAGATCGAGCGCAGCGGAAACGGCGGCAACGGCAACGGCGGCGTCGTCGGCGCCGGCGAGATCCAGGTGTCGGACATGTCCGACGAGGACGGCCGACGGCAGAGCGACATGAGCAGACAGTCGTCGAGGAGCTACGGCGACCATCGACCGCTGATCCCGTATTCGCCCGCCGCCGATCGTAACCTGGCGCATTATGGCCAGGCGATGACGGAGCGTGGCGGTAGCGCCGGCGGCAATCTCGCTCATTATGATTCGACGGAATACGGGCCGGCGGTAGAGCGTACCCTGAACGCCTGCTGGGAGAAGCTGCGTCGGCAGCAGGCCAGGTACGAACTCGGGGACCTGCCGCGGCTACCGGCGGCGTACGGAATGCCGCCACAGCAGGACCATACGCGGACGGTGGCCGTGCTGGACGGTCACACCGTCGTCTGCCATCTGCAGCCGCAAACGGACATGTACACGGGTCGTGGTATGCCACCGCCGTCCTACAGCGAGTGTTAG
- the LOC140666485 gene encoding latrophilin Cirl isoform X7: MECRKGRRKGAPILVGLLLAWLSTNGCAVVARNIGKKLSLSHRNRLEIERYDTAYACEGKTLEIECGEGKLIHLIRANYGRFSITICNEHGNTEWSVNCMSPKSFRVLNNECNDQQNCSIVASTLQFGDPCPNTHKYLEAHYRCVSAATTTTTSRPSPPWFITSQPSVWSTAKPTVRPPSRITVPAAQQPPQQPPAPSTPAMPITTPASPTSTRSSVDSEIDEEDQDLIPPANGPSANGPAMTPIIPETTQATTTSTFAPWRTSRRTTVPSTLYPESSSNGQLYDYGRQVCPPVQARNLNWNTTRAGDVAVQSCPGGANGLARWRCLARGDSASWHRDTPDLSECRSVWLTTLENRVTDGDVILGISRELSQVTNNSRGLYGGDMMITTKIIKNMAEKMALDIKTYQDSNQREVSVTELLQGVVRTGSNLLDKAQMASWKDLSHQEQMRVATSLLIGLEENAFLLADTLTHEKTIIHEGKNILMEVRVLEARNIDNELEVFPSEAAQQKWTVSNDRVELTRGALVDSSENGVVRLVFMAFDRLEEILQPQAESPSVVMSDDPQPLSRRNTTRILNSKVISASLGKGRHIQLSEPVRVYFRHLVVENVTNPTCVFWDYILSAWSDEGCQIQKTNETHTVCECNHLTNFAVLMDVHAVRLDIAHQVALQIITYIGCIISVVCLVLAILTFQLFRGLKSDRTTIHKNLCVCLLIAEVLFVCGIGQTNQRIVCGIVAGLLHFFFLCAFAWMFLEGFQLYVMLIEVFEAEKSRLRWYYLVAYGAPLLVVAISCIIDPLSYGTDQYCWLRADNYFIFSFVGPAILVILANLVFLSMAIYMMCRHANTTVAMKSKEHSRLASANGKEENALPNKLQAHLAWLRGAIVLVFLLGLTWTFGLLYLNQESVVMAYIFTVLNSLQGLFIFVFHCVQNEKVRKEYRKFVRRHSWLPKCLRCSKTVTGGTAGSTGGSGGTGGANGGKDFASHNTSSNPSAPTTDSSGLSPHAATNNISFKSYSRDSGHGGSEQEDSPRAHNTLTLGHSGRRRGPNDGGELNTGTRTTGGGRRAAMPYNHTYTEIVDGRGNGGAGHHQLHGHHGQHVHLPRGLINEDDPVYEEIERSGNGGNGNGGVVGAGEIQVSDMSDEDGRRQSDMSRQSSRSYGDHRPLIPYSPAADRNLAHYGQAMTERGGSAGGNLAHYDSTEYGPAVERTLNACWEKLRRQQARYELGDLPRLPAAYGMPPQQDHTRTVAVLDGHTVVCHLQPQTDMYTGRGMPPPSYSEC, translated from the exons GTGCAACGACCAGCAGAACTGCAGCATCGTTGCGTCCACGTTGCAATTCGGCGATCCTTGCCCGAACACACACAAATATCTCGAAGCGCACTATCGGTGTGTGTCTG CAGCCACCACCACGACAACGTCTCGGCCGAGTCCGCCGTGGTTCATAACTTCGCAGCCGAGCGTCTGGAGCACCGCTAAGCCGACCGTCAGGCCTCCCTCGAGGATTACGGTACCGGCAGCGCAACAGCCGCCACAGCAGCCGCCGGCCCCGTCCACCCCAGCGATGCCGATAACAACGCCGGCGAG TCCTACGTCAACAAGGTCCTCCGTCGACAGCGAAATCGACGAGGAGGACCAAGACTTAATACCTCCTGCGAACGGTCCTTCGGCAAATGGTCCGGCAATGACGCCGATTATACCAGAGACCACTCAAGCTACGACAACGTCCACCTTCGCTCCCTGGAGAACCAGTCGAAGGACCACTG TACCTAGCACACTGTATCCGGAGTCCAGCTCGAACGGTCAGTTGTACGATTACGGTAGACAGGTGTGTCCCCCGGTGCAAGCCAGGAACTTGAACTGGAACACGACCAGGGCCGGCGACGTGGCCGTGCAAAGCTGTCCCGGCGGTGCCAACGGTCTAGCTAGATGGCGATGTCTCGCCCGAGGAGACTCTGCTTCCTGGCACCGCGATACTCCAGACTTGAGCGAGTGCCGGTCCGTCTGGTTGACCACGCTGGAAAATCGCGTGACGGACGGCGACGTGATCCTCGGCATCAGCAGAGAGCTCTCGCAAGTGACCAACAACAGCCGCGGTTTGTACGGCGGCGACATGATGATCACCACGAAAATCATCAAAAACATGGCCGAGAAGATGGCGCTGGACATAAAGACTTATCAGGATTCGAATCAGAGGGAAGTCAGCGTCACGGAGCTCCTCCAGGGTGTAGTGAGGACCGGCAGCAATCTGCTCGACAAGGCGCAAATGGCGTCCTGGAAAGATCTCAGTCATCAAGAGCAGATGAGGGTCGCTACGTCGCTGCTGATCGGGCTCGAGGAGAACGCCTTCTTATTGGCCGACACGCTCACGCACGAGAAGACTATTATACACGAGGGCAAAAACATAC TGATGGAAGTTCGCGTACTGGAAGCGCGTAACATCGACAACGAGCTGGAAGTTTTCCCCAGCGAGGCCGCCCAGCAGAAGTGGACCGTCTCGAACGATCGTGTGGAACTTACCAGGGGCGCTTTGGTGGATAGCAGCGAGAACGGCGTCGTGCGGCTGGTCTTCATGGCATTTGACAGACTCGAGGAGATACTGCAGCCGCAAGCCGAGTCGCCGTCCGTCGTCATGAGCGACGATCCCCAGCCCCTGTCGCGGAGGAACACCACCCGTATTCTCAACAGCAAAGTTATCTCGGCGTCCTTAGGAAAAGGCCGGCACATACAGCTTTCGGAACCCGTCCGGGTGTATTTCAGGCATCTGGTGGTCGAGAATGTCACCAACCCTACTTGCGTCTTCTGGGATTACATCTTGAG CGCATGGTCGGACGAGGGATGCCAGATACAAAAGACCAACGAGACTCACACTGTGTGCGAATGCAATCACCTGACGAACTTTGCCGTGCTGATGGACGTGCACGCCGTCCGGCTGGACATCGCTCATCAAGTCGCTCTGCAGATCATCACGTATATAGGCTGCATCATTTCCGTCGTCTGTCTCGTTCTAGCCATTCtcacatttcaattatttcgcgGACTGaag TCGGATAGGACGACGATTCACAAGAATCTCTGCGTGTGTCTACTGATAGCCGAGGTACTCTTTGTTTGCGGGATTGGTCAGACGAATCAAAGGATTGTCTGTGGCATTGTAGCCGGCTTATTGCACTTCTTCTTCTTGTGCGCGTTTGCTTGGATGTTCCTTGAAG GATTCCAATTATACGTGATGCTAATCGAAGTCTTTGAAGCGGAAAAATCTCGGCTGCGATGGTATTATCTGGTCGCATATGGCGCGCCGCTGCTGGTTGTAGCAATTTCCTGTATAATTGATCCACTCAGCTACGGTACTGATCAGTATTGCTGGCTGCGGGcagataattatttcatcttCAGCTTCGTTGGGCCTGCGATACTCGTTATATTG GCGAATCTGGTATTTCTATCGATGGCGATCTACATGATGTGTCGACACGCCAACACCACTGTGGCCATGAAGAGTAAAGAGCATTCCCGACTGGCTAGCGCAAA TGGAAAGGAAGAGAATGCTCTTCCCAACAAATTGCAAGCGCACTT GGCCTGGCTGCGGGGCGCTATCGTGCTAGTGTTTCTACTAGGTCTGACCTGGACATTCGGGCTCCTCTACTTAAACCAAGAGTCCGTTGTGATGGCGTACATCTTCACCGTATTGAACAGTCTCCAGGGGCTGTTTATCTTTGTGTTCCATTGCGTACAGAACGAGAAG GTGAGGAAAGAATACAGAAAGTTCGTGCGCCGCCATTCCTGGCTGCCGAAATGCCTGAGGTGCTCGAAGACGGTGACGGGCGGCACGGCCGGTTCCACCGGTGGCAGCGGCGGCACCGGCGGCGCCAACGGTGGCAAGGACTTCGCCTCGCACAACACCTCGTCGAATCCGTCGGCCCCCACTACCGACAGCTCTGGACTGTCACCCCATGCGGCCACCAAT AACATTTCTTTTAAGTCCTACTCCCGCGATTCCGGACACGGCGGCTCCGAGCAGGAGGATTCCCCGCGGGCACACAACACCCTGACCCTCGGCCACTCTGGTAGGAGACGCGGGCCGAACGACGGCGGCGAGCTGAACACCGGTACCAGGACGACCGGCGGTGGTAGACGCGCCGCGATGCCGTACAATCACACGTACACCGAGATCGTGGACGGTCGCGGCAACGGCGGTGCCGGGCATCATCAGTTGCACGGTCATCACGGCCAGCACGTGCATCTGCCGCGCGGCCTCATCAACGAGGACGACCCGGTGTACGAGGAGATCGAGCGCAGCGGAAACGGCGGCAACGGCAACGGCGGCGTCGTCGGCGCCGGCGAGATCCAGGTGTCGGACATGTCCGACGAGGACGGCCGACGGCAGAGCGACATGAGCAGACAGTCGTCGAGGAGCTACGGCGACCATCGACCGCTGATCCCGTATTCGCCCGCCGCCGATCGTAACCTGGCGCATTATGGCCAGGCGATGACGGAGCGTGGCGGTAGCGCCGGCGGCAATCTCGCTCATTATGATTCGACGGAATACGGGCCGGCGGTAGAGCGTACCCTGAACGCCTGCTGGGAGAAGCTGCGTCGGCAGCAGGCCAGGTACGAACTCGGGGACCTGCCGCGGCTACCGGCGGCGTACGGAATGCCGCCACAGCAGGACCATACGCGGACGGTGGCCGTGCTGGACGGTCACACCGTCGTCTGCCATCTGCAGCCGCAAACGGACATGTACACGGGTCGTGGTATGCCACCGCCGTCCTACAGCGAGTGTTAG